In Actinoplanes lobatus, the DNA window TCGCCGCGAGCCGGCAGTGCGCCCAGGCCGGCCGCGATCTCATACCCGAGTGTGTCGGTTGCCAGCGCTGTCCTTTTGTTGCTTAGACCGCATCTCGTTTGGGGTTGTTGTAGCGCGGGGTCGTTCGTTGTACGGGTGTGGGTGATGTGGAGAAGTACTGCCCGGAAGCGTTGTGGCGCCTCGCGCAGCCGCTGCTGCCCGGGCACCCGAAACGGCATCAGGGTGGCGGCCGGCGGCGTATCGACGACCGGGTGGCGCTTGCGGCGATCCTGTTCGTTCTCGACACCGGCTGCGCCTGGAACGAGTTGCCGGAGTCGTTTCCGATCTCGTCGGCGAGTACGCACCGCCGGTTCAGTGAGTGGGTCGAGCAAGGTGTGATGGCCGCGCTGCACCAGGCGACGCTCGATGTGCTCGGCGCTGCCGGGCACATCGACTGGTCGCGGGCCAGCGTCGACGCCCTGCACGTGCGGGCGGTAAAAGGGGGGACCTGACCGGGCCGAGCCCGGTCGACCGCGGTAAGCCCGGCTCCAAGATCCACGCGGTTGGTGATCGGAACGGGCTTCCGCTGCATGCTGATGTCTCTGCTGCCAACGTCAACGACCACATGGTCCTGGAGGATGTGGTCGACGGCCTGACGCCGGTGCGTCAGCCGGTCGGCCGCCCGCGCAGACGGCCGGCGAAGCTGCACGGCGACAAGGGCTACGACTACCGCACGAGTCGGCAGGCCCTGGCCCGGCGCGGGATCAAGGCGCGTATCGCCCGTAAGGGCATCGAGTCCTCGACCCGCCTCGGCCGGCACCGCTACGTGATCGAGCGCTGCCTGGAGTGGGTGACCCGGTTCCGGCGGCTGGTCCGCCGCTACGACCGCAAGGCTTCCCACTTCCGCGGATTCCTGCGCCTGGCTTGCGCTGTCATCTGCTTCCGCCGCGCCGTCAAACTGAACCTGTTGCCGGGCAGCAACCCCAAATGAGATGCGGTCTTATGAGGCCCAGGATGAGTCGTCGTGGTTGTCCGGCGCGGTTCCGGACGGGTCCCGGCTGCCGGCGCCCGGCACGGCGGAGGTGGCGCCAGGTTCGGACATGAGGCGAGATCGTAAACGGCGACCCGGAACGACGGGTCCGGTGACTGGCTTGTCCGCTCTGTGACGGTGGGCGCGTTCGGCTGGTTCCGTTACGGCTTGCGTCCCACCGCGCCGTAGATGGCCACGTCGGTGGGGGAGGGGCGGTCGGCGCGGGCCGGTCGCCAGTCGCTGACGGCGACGATGCCGGGCGTCACCAGGTCGAGGCCGGTGAAGAAGCGGCCGAACTCGGCGCTGGTTCGGGCCCGGGCGTCGGTGCGGCCGGACGCCAGCAGATGCTCGTGCATGGCCACCTGCTCAGGCGGGGCGTGGTCGAGCGTCAGGTTGCTGGCCACCAGGTAGCTGCCCGACGGTAGGGCGTCCAGCAGGCGGGCCACTACCGCCGTAGCCTGGTCGTCGTCGTGGATGAAGTGCAGCACGGCCACCAGCAGTAGGGCGACCGGCTCGTGTAGGTCCAGGACCGCCAGGCGATCGGGGTGCTGCAGGATCGTGTCGGGTTCGCGCAGGTCGGCCTCGACGTATCCGATCCGGCCCTCGGGCGTGCCGATCATCAGGGCCCGGGAGTGGGTCATCACGATCGGGTCGTTGTCGACGTAGAGGACCCGGGAGCCGGGTGCGATCCGCTGCGCGATCTCGTGGGTGTTGTCGGGTACCGGCAGGCCGGTGCCGATGTCCAGGAACTGCCGGACCCCGGACCCGGCCAGGAAGCGCACCGTGCGGCGGAGGAAGTCCCGGTTCTCCAGCGCGGCGATGCGGGCGGTGGGGAACGCCTTGGCCAGCAGGTCCCCGGACTCGCGGTCCGCGGCGAAGTGGTCCTTGCCGCCGAGCCAGTAGTTGTAGCGCCGGGCGGGGTGTGCCACCGAGGTGTCGATGCGATCCACCCGGGCAGCATAGTCCGTAGTGGACCTTGCCGTCCCGCCGCGATTTCGGCGCCGCGGCCGTGGCCACGGGTGAATGTTCCGGAGGACGGCCTACTCGACGGGGACTCGATCGATGGGGACACGGTTGCCGCGAAACCGGGGCCGGCGGCGGCCCCGCTAGCCCGTCCTCGCGGAGTCTCGTCACCAGCACGGGCAGATCTGGGCAATCCGGGTTCCATAAGGGCGGTATCAGTGGCTATTTGAAATATTGACATATGTAAATGTCGATGGGACGGTGCCTACGCCAGAGCTACCGGCGTAGGCATGCCGTTGACCCGTCATGCCCGCCGCCACCTGTGCGGCAGGTCGTACCCGGGCTGCCGCCCCGCTGCGAGGGGAACCTTCATGCGCTTTCGACGGGCATCAGCATTCGGCGTCACCACGTTGGCAGCCATCGCCGGCATCCTGACCGGGCCGGCCGCTCCGGCTCAGGCAGCCGCACCCGCCCCCACGGCCGTCGCGGTGACCCTGGCCAACACCATCGCGCTGAGCAACTGCTCGGCCGCGCTCGTCCGGTTCCCCACCTCGGTCAGCACCGACAGCGCCATGATGCTCACCAACGGACATTGCTACGAGGGTGGCTTCATCGCCGCGGGCAGGGTCATCCAGAACGTCGCCAGCACTCGCACCGGCACGCTGCTCAACAGTTCCGGCGGCTCGGTGGCACGGGTCCGGGCGAACCGGGTGCTGTACGCGACGATGACCGGCAACGACGTCACCCTCTACCGGCTGAACACCACCTTCGCGGCGCTGTCCTCATCGTACGGGGCCACCCCGCTGACCATCTCGGCCGCGCATCCGGCCGCCGGCACCTCGATCGCTATCCCGTCCGGCTACTGGAAAAGGGTCTGGAACTGCAGCATCGACGGTTTCGTGACCACGCTGCGCGAGGACACCTGGACGTGGAAGGACTCGGTCCGCTACGACGCGGGTTGCGACACGATCGGCGGCACGTCCGGCTCGCCGATCGTCAGCACCAGCACCGGCGAGTTGATCGGTATCAACAACACCGGCAACGAGGACGGCGGACGCTGCACGCTGAACAACCCGTGTGAGGTCAGCGCGAGCGGCGTGGTCACCGTGCTGCCGGGGCGCAGTTACGGCCAGCAGACGTACTGGTTCACCACCTGCCTGAACTCCAGCCGGGCCATCGACCTGACCGTCTCCGGCTGCCTGCTCACCAAACCGTGACCCACCCATGTCCGGTCAGATGGCCAGCCAGGAGCGCCAGCCGCCGTAGCCGGTCACCTGACCACGGCTTCGCCCCCGTCGGGTATCACATGGACGGCCCGATTGCCCGGGGAGGAGGAAGCTAGGGGGCCACGGTCAAGCCGTCCACCAGAACGGTCGGGCGGCCGGCGGTGCCGACCACGACGATCTTGACCGTGTGCGTGCCGGGAGTGGTCGCACCGGCCCACAGCACCTGACGGTGTGCGGCCGCCCCTCGGGTGTCCACCGTGGCGACCTTCCTGTCATCCAGGTAGACGATGGCCGCACCGGAGGCCGTGTCCCGTGACCCGATCCAGGCGACCTGCGTGCCGGTGAAGGTCATGGACAGGGCCGCGCCGGCCGTCGACGCGGAGGATGCCGTGCCGTCGGTGTAGTCGGTCCCGCTGAGCGAGGTCCACGCGCCGGTGAACTGCCCGGCCGTTTCCGCGACCGGGGTCAACTGCACGGGGTCGGTCCTGGTGCTCACGTTGCCGGCGCAGTCCGTGGCGGTGACCACGAGGGTCGCGCCGGCGGGCAGCACGGTGGACACACTCAGTCTGCCCGCCTTGGCCGTCGCGACCGGCGTGCCGTTCGCCGCGGCGCTGATCGCGCAGACGCGGTTGGTGTCCGTCGCCGAGGCGGTCAGGGTGACCGGCACCCCGCCGGCGGTCGAGCCGGTCCGCAACCGGACGGTCGGCGCGGCGACCGTAGGCCCTTCGAGATCTGCCGTGATCTTCACCGTCGCTGAGGTGCTGACCAGACCGGACGGGTCCACCGCCCGGACCGCGAGGGTGTGCAGGCCCGAGCCGAGCGGCACGGTGGCGGTGGTCGTGGTGGCGTCGACGGTGACGGCCGGCTGTCCGTCCAGCAGGACCTCGTAGCGGGCGAGTCCGCCACCGTCCACCGCCGGCGTCCAGGTCACGGAGACACTGTCGGCGTTGGTCAGCTTGCCGGACGAGGGCGAGGTGATCTTCGCGGCGGCCGGTGCCGTCGCGGCGGCGGTGAAGGTGGTAGCCACCGCGTCGGTAACCGTCGAGCGCAGGCCGTTGCCGTTGATCGCGATTACTCCGATGTGGTGGTGTCCGTCCGGCACCGTGAGGGTCACGGTGCGCGTGGATCCGGTCACGCGGGCGGCCTGCACGTGATCGACTTCGATGACGTACGCGGCGATGCCCGACTGGATGTCGGCGGCGGCGGACCAGGTGATGACGGCCTTGTTGCGGGTGACCACCGCGCCGGCCCGGGGCGCCGACACCTTGGGCTGGCTCGGTCCGGTGGTGTCCAGGACGGCCTTGACGGTCGCCGTGGCGGACACGTTGCCCGCCGCGTCACGGGCCCGGACACCCACCACGTGCGCGCCGTCGGCCAGGCCGTTGGCCAGCCGCCAGTTCGTGGCCGTCGCCGGCACCGTCGTCCTGGCGGCACCGTCGACGAGGATGTCGTAGCCGGCCGGCTGGGCGCCGATGGGGGCGGTCCAGGAGATCACCGAGCCGTCCGGGTCGCCCGCCGCCTTCAACCCGGTGGGTGCGGTGACCGCCCGGGACAGTGTCACCTTGGTGGTCGCCTGCGTGCTGCGGTTGCCCACCTGGTCGATCGCGGTGAGGGTCAGCGTGCGCTGGCCGTTGGTGATCAGCGGGAAGGTCACGTCCGCGGCGGTGGCGGTCGCGTCGACGGTGCTCAGCGGGGTCCCGTCCAGCAGGATCTCGTAGCGGGCGACGCCGGATTCGGTGTCGGTGGCCGCCTTCCAGCGGACCGTCGCGGTGCCTTCCACCTTCTGGCCGCTCTGCGGCGCCGTGATGGCGGGTGCGGTCGGCGGCGTGTTGTCGCCCCGTACGGTGATGGTCGGGCTGGCGGCTCCGGCCATGCCGCTCCGGTTGACCGCGGTCACCGAGATGGTGCTCGCGCCGTTGACCGGTGCCAGCTTCAAGCTGGTCTGGGTGCCGGGCACGGTCGTCCGCTGCCCGTTGACCAGCACGCGGTATCCGGCGATGCCCGACTCCGGGTCGATGACCTCCGGCCAGGCGACGGTCACCGGGCCCGACGCGTACGGGCCGAAGGTTCCGGTCCCGGCGAACACCGGTGCGGCCGGCGCGGGTGGCGGGGTGGTGTCGTGGTAGGGGTCGTCGATGCGTACCTCGGCGCCGGACGCGTCGATCCGCTCCACGGTGAGGGTGAGCGGGGTGTCCGGCACGGCCCAGGAGGAGCCGGCCGC includes these proteins:
- a CDS encoding SAM-dependent methyltransferase, translating into MDTSVAHPARRYNYWLGGKDHFAADRESGDLLAKAFPTARIAALENRDFLRRTVRFLAGSGVRQFLDIGTGLPVPDNTHEIAQRIAPGSRVLYVDNDPIVMTHSRALMIGTPEGRIGYVEADLREPDTILQHPDRLAVLDLHEPVALLLVAVLHFIHDDDQATAVVARLLDALPSGSYLVASNLTLDHAPPEQVAMHEHLLASGRTDARARTSAEFGRFFTGLDLVTPGIVAVSDWRPARADRPSPTDVAIYGAVGRKP
- a CDS encoding IS5 family transposase (programmed frameshift), translating into MEKYCPEALWRLAQPLLPGHPKRHQGGGRRRIDDRVALAAILFVLDTGCAWNELPESFPISSASTHRRFSEWVEQGVMAALHQATLDVLGAAGHIDWSRASVDALHVRAVKGDLTGPSPVDRGKPGSKIHAVGDRNGLPLHADVSAANVNDHMVLEDVVDGLTPVRQPVGRPRRRPAKLHGDKGYDYRTSRQALARRGIKARIARKGIESSTRLGRHRYVIERCLEWVTRFRRLVRRYDRKASHFRGFLRLACAVICFRRAVKLNLLPGSNPK
- a CDS encoding S1 family peptidase; translated protein: MRFRRASAFGVTTLAAIAGILTGPAAPAQAAAPAPTAVAVTLANTIALSNCSAALVRFPTSVSTDSAMMLTNGHCYEGGFIAAGRVIQNVASTRTGTLLNSSGGSVARVRANRVLYATMTGNDVTLYRLNTTFAALSSSYGATPLTISAAHPAAGTSIAIPSGYWKRVWNCSIDGFVTTLREDTWTWKDSVRYDAGCDTIGGTSGSPIVSTSTGELIGINNTGNEDGGRCTLNNPCEVSASGVVTVLPGRSYGQQTYWFTTCLNSSRAIDLTVSGCLLTKP
- a CDS encoding Ig-like domain-containing protein — encoded protein: MHPSPRNFVVVTAAAFGVFLAPSTAVAAPVSHTTTVSGTFSRVVVDDDLSTPGGEQATGTVTRPVVTIDDTMLPLPATAATGLRPDSAIEVTVSAPAGVDTPAEVAAAIGDGEARILDADPAAVAAALPAGRAGAHTLTVLPVYWTAPDSQTTGTLRETADRTAAYWSEQTAGGITVPTIDVRGWAKIAAPSSCDYTAISNAAHAVHGVAASNSRNHVLIYFPKTSACGWVGLAYVPGGEIWINGYMYGDAWEHEFGHNLGLGHANSLNCTENTATVALSSSCTVSSYADYDVMGFARYGDGYSLNTALSDVLGTLDNPVTAGAGSLVKLPAVTSITAPRAVKVPLPTSTLYLEYRPSTGRDAGQPAGWGGVQVRQLLPGDNQSRILNMNPAAGTGRALAAGSSWAVPDTPLTLTVERIDASGAEVRIDDPYHDTTPPPAPAAPVFAGTGTFGPYASGPVTVAWPEVIDPESGIAGYRVLVNGQRTTVPGTQTSLKLAPVNGASTISVTAVNRSGMAGAASPTITVRGDNTPPTAPAITAPQSGQKVEGTATVRWKAATDTESGVARYEILLDGTPLSTVDATATAADVTFPLITNGQRTLTLTAIDQVGNRSTQATTKVTLSRAVTAPTGLKAAGDPDGSVISWTAPIGAQPAGYDILVDGAARTTVPATATNWRLANGLADGAHVVGVRARDAAGNVSATATVKAVLDTTGPSQPKVSAPRAGAVVTRNKAVITWSAAADIQSGIAAYVIEVDHVQAARVTGSTRTVTLTVPDGHHHIGVIAINGNGLRSTVTDAVATTFTAAATAPAAAKITSPSSGKLTNADSVSVTWTPAVDGGGLARYEVLLDGQPAVTVDATTTTATVPLGSGLHTLAVRAVDPSGLVSTSATVKITADLEGPTVAAPTVRLRTGSTAGGVPVTLTASATDTNRVCAISAAANGTPVATAKAGRLSVSTVLPAGATLVVTATDCAGNVSTRTDPVQLTPVAETAGQFTGAWTSLSGTDYTDGTASSASTAGAALSMTFTGTQVAWIGSRDTASGAAIVYLDDRKVATVDTRGAAAHRQVLWAGATTPGTHTVKIVVVGTAGRPTVLVDGLTVAP